The sequence TTATGAATGGTGGGAATGCCAAAAGTGATGCTATGGAAGCAATTCATGCAGCTAAAAAAGGAGAGTTTGACTTAGCAGATGAAAAGCTCAAAAGTGCAGAACAATTTTTGAGCAAGGCTCATCATTCGCAAACAAGTATGTTGACCCAAGAAGCACAGGGCAATCATGTGACGGTCACTTTGCTTACTGTACACAGTCAAGATCATTTAATGACAGCAATTGCTTTTGCCGATTTAGCTAAAGAAATCATTGATTTATACAAGAAAATAGCTTAAAAAAATAAA is a genomic window of Vagococcus entomophilus containing:
- a CDS encoding PTS lactose/cellobiose transporter subunit IIA, whose product is MENEENLEAIMGLIMNGGNAKSDAMEAIHAAKKGEFDLADEKLKSAEQFLSKAHHSQTSMLTQEAQGNHVTVTLLTVHSQDHLMTAIAFADLAKEIIDLYKKIA